The following are encoded together in the Neomonachus schauinslandi chromosome X, ASM220157v2, whole genome shotgun sequence genome:
- the LOC110573108 gene encoding LOW QUALITY PROTEIN: syntenin-1-like (The sequence of the model RefSeq protein was modified relative to this genomic sequence to represent the inferred CDS: inserted 2 bases in 1 codon; substituted 1 base at 1 genomic stop codon): MSLYPSLEDLKVDKVIQAQTAFSANPANPAILSEASAPISQDGNLYPKLYLELSQYMGLSLNEEEIRANMALVPGASVQGLVARPSSMNYMVAPVTGNNVRIRREEIKQGIREVILCKDQNGKIGLRLKSIDNGIFVQLVQANSPASLVGLRFGDQVLQINGENCAGXSSDKAHKVLKQAFGEKITMTVRDRPFERTVTMHKDSTGHVGFIFKNGKXTSIVKDSSTARNGLLTEHNICEVNGQNVIGLKDSQIADILSTAETVVTITIRPAFIFEHIIKRMAPSIMKSLMDHTIPEV, encoded by the exons ATGTCTCTGTACCCATCTCTTGAAGACCTGAAGGTAGACAAAGTTATTCAGGCTCAAACTGCCTTTTCTGCAAACCCTGCCAACCCAGCAATTTTGTCTGAAGCTTCTGCTCCCATCTCTCAAGATGGAAATCTCTATCCTAAATTGTATCTGGAGCTTTCCCAGTACATGGGCCTGAgtttaaatgaagaagaaatccGTGCAAATATGGCCTTGGTCCCTGGAGCCTCAGTTCAGGGGTTGGTAGCAAGACCTTCCAGTATGAACTATATGGTGGCTCCTGTAACTGGTAACAATGTTAGAATTCGTAGAGAAGAAATTAAGCAAGGGATTCGTGAAGTCATTTTGTGTAAGGATCAGAATGGAAAAATTGGGCTCAGGCTTAAATCAATAGATAATGGTATATTTGTTCAGCTGGTCCAGGCAAATTCTCCAGCCTCATTGGTTGGTCTGAGATTTGGGGACCAAGTACTCCAGATCAATGGGGAAAACTGTGCAGGCTAGAGCTCTGATAAAGCACACAAGGTGCTCAAACAGGCTTTTGGAGAGAAGATTACTATGACTGTTCGTGACAGGCCCTTTGAACGGACAGTTACCATGCATAAGGATAGTACTGGACATGTTggctttatctttaaaaatggaaa aacatcCATAGTGAAAGATAGTTCTACAGCCAGAAATGGTCTTCTCACAGAACATAACATCTGTGAAGTCAACGGGCAGAATGTCATTGGGCTGAAGGATTCTCAAATTGCAGACATACTGTCAACAGCTGAGACTGTAGTTACTATTACAATCAGGCCTGCTTTTATCTTTGAACATATTATTAAACGGATGGCACCAAGCATTATGAAAAGCCTGATGGATCACACCATTCCTGAGGTTTAA